One segment of Primulina tabacum isolate GXHZ01 chromosome 14, ASM2559414v2, whole genome shotgun sequence DNA contains the following:
- the LOC142525027 gene encoding putative alpha-amylase 2: protein MGHTANECDQNNQQTDIAAALRNGKEILLQAFNWESHKHDWWSNLEKKVPDIAQSGFTSAWLPPPTHSFAPEGYLPQNLYSLNSSYGSENMLKALLNKMKTYKVRAMADIVINHRVGTTQGNGGMYNRYDGIPIPWDEQAVTSCTGGKGNKSTGDNFNGVPNIDHTQDFVRRDITNWLRWLRNTVGFQDFRFDFARGYSPKYVKEYIEGVKPIFSVGEFWDSCNYRDHHLEYNQNSHRQRIINWIDGTGQISAAFDFTTKGILQEAVKGELWRLRDPQGKPPGVIGWWPSRAVTFLDNHDTGSTQAHWPFPSNHIMEGYAYILTHPGIPSVFYDHFYDWGSSIHDQIVKLIDTRRRQGIHSRSSINILEAQPNLYAAVIGDKISMKIGDGSWCPSGKEWTLATSGHRYAVWQK, encoded by the exons ATGGGGCACACGGCCAAT GAATGTGACCAAAATAATCAGCAGACTGATATTG CTGCAGCATTACGCAATGGGAAAGAAATTTTATTGCAG GCTTTTAATTGGGAGTCTCATAAGCATGATTGGTGGAGTAACCTAGAGAAAAAGGTTCCTGATATAGCACAATCTGGCTTTACATCAGCTTGGTTGCCCCCGCCTACCCATTCATTTGCACCTGAAG GTTATCTTCCACAGAACCTATACTCCCTCAATTCTTCGTATGGTTCTGAGAATATGTTAAAAGCTTTACTAAATAAGATGAAAACATATAAAGTTAGAGCAATGGCCGACATAGTCATAAACCATCGTGTTGGAACCACCCAGGGGAATGGTGGAATGTACAACCGTTATGACGGAATCCCAATACCGTGGGATGAACAAGCTGTTACATCCTGTACTGGTGGAAAG GGGAACAAAAGTACTGGAGACAATTTTAATGGGGTGCCTAATATAGATCACACACAAGACTTTGTCAGGAGAGACATTACCAACTGGCTTCGATGGCTGCGTAATACTGTTGGTTTTCAGGATTTTCGGTTTGATTTCGCCAGAGG CTACTCTCCGAAATACGTGAAAGAGTATATTGAAGGTGTGAAGCCTATATTTTCCGTTGGAGAATTTTGGGATTCTTGCAACTACAGAGACCACCACTTGGAGTACAACCAAA ATAGTCACAGGCAAAGGATTATCAACTGGATTGACGGTACGGGGCAAATATCAGCTGCATTTGACTTCACAACAAAGGGGATTCTTCAG GAAGCTGTTAAAGGCGAACTCTGGCGTCTTCGTGATCCGCAAGGGAAGCCACCTGGTGTTATAGGGTGGTGGCCTTCAAGGGCAGTCACATTTCTTGACAACCATGACACTGGATCAACTCAG GCTCATTGGCCTTTTCCATCGAATCATATTATGGAG GGCTATGCCTACATACTCACTCATCCAGGCATACCTTCAGTATTCTACGACCATTTCTACGACTGGGGCAGTTCCATTCACGACCAAATTGTGAAATTG ATCGATACTAGACGACGTCAAGGTATACACAGTCGATCTTCAATTAATATCCTTGAAGCACAGCCAAATCTTTATGCAGCAGTTATAGGCGACAAAATATCCATGAAAATTGGAGATGGTTCATGGTGCCCCTCCGGAAAGGAATGGACCCTTGCAACCAGTGGCCACAGATACGCGGTCTGGCAAAAGTAG
- the LOC142524883 gene encoding F-box protein SKIP23-like, giving the protein MSFAVDWSELPLELLQTVATNFLTTADYIRFRAVCSSWLIAAPINPRHLPREFPWLMLPLTSSIRHCFFNPLTENFYHLSLPESSHSRRPAGSSHGWLLLIDESPSIFLVNPLTRTKVTLPPLSSFPNVLKFDFYSIGKEYTLRAPENDFLYYYSLKEMRDSFVKKVILSHSPFNEPNFVAFTIIDKYGDLAYCKNGDDSWTIIHEARSYCEDVIYYKNSFYAVDKHGSIAICDINDHNSATRVRFLNMPQNIGGDMMYLVDAMGELFLVTRYLDFEIDIEHYHEVSKTVKFSVFRLDFHGPNWEIVNSLDDKMLFLGQNSSFSLLASDYRECKGDMIYFTDDYSGANYDGVAGYHDVGVYNLKDGSIEVLPCYPPNSHWPIWITPTLC; this is encoded by the coding sequence ATGTCTTTCGCCGTTGACTGGTCGGAACTTCCGCTTGAGCTCCTTCAGACCGTTGCCACGAACTTCCTCACTACCGCCGATTACATCCGTTTCCGAGCCGTATGTTCAAGCTGGCTTATCGCCGCTCCAATCAACCCGCGCCACCTCCCGCGCGAATTCCCTTGGCTAATGCTACCTCTTACCAGCTCCATTCGCCATTGCTTCTTCAATCCCCTCACCGAGAATTTTTACCACCTCAGCCTCCCCGAATCCTCCCACAGCCGCCGACCCGCTGGCTCCTCCCACGGTTGGCTCCTGCTCATCGACGAGTCGCCTTCCATTTTCCTCGTCAACCCTCTCACCCGCACTAAAGTTACCCTTCCGCCACTCTCGTCCTTCCCAAATGTGTTGAAATTCGATTTCTACAGCATAGGAAAAGAATACACTCTCCGTGCCCCGGAAAATGATTTCTTGTATTATTACAGTTTGAAGGAAATGCGTGACTCATTTGTCAAAAAGGTAATTCTATCTCACAGTCCTTTCAATGAACCGAATTTCGTAGCTTTCACTATTATTGACAAGTACGGCGATCTCGCGTACTGTAAGAATGGGGATGATTCTTGGACAATAATACATGAAGCACGGTCATATTGCGAGGATGTGATCTATtataaaaactcattttatgCTGTCGATAAGCATGGTTCGATTGCAATTTGTGATATCAATGACCACAATTCAGCCACTAGGGTTAGGTTTCTGAACATGCCACAGAATATTGGGGGAGATATGATGTACTTAGTGGATGCAATGGGGGAATTGTTCTTGGTAACTCGATACTTAGACTTCGAGATTGATATCGAGCACTACCATGAAGTTAGCAAAACGGTGAAATTTTCCGTTTTTCGTTTAGATTTTCATGGACCAAACTGGGAGATTGTGAATAGTTTGGATGATAAAATGCTGTTCCTGGGGCAGAATTCTTCGTTCTCATTGTTGGCCAGTGATTACCGAGAGTGTAAAGGGGATATGATTTACTTTACTGATGATTATTCGGGGGCGAATTATGATGGTGTCGCTGGATACCATGATGTTGGTGTCTATAATTTGAAGGATGGAAGCATTGAAGTATTGCCTTGTTATCCTCCAAATTCGCATTGGCCAATCTGGATTACTCCGACTCTGTGCTAA